From a single Camarhynchus parvulus chromosome 20, STF_HiC, whole genome shotgun sequence genomic region:
- the BIRC7 gene encoding baculoviral IAP repeat-containing protein 7: MGDAAPAEPPEPRAARCRLFNSSMRSAASRLRTFQQWPRAAPVSARDLVDAGFFYVGPGDEVQCFCCGGVLKDWRPGDCPLIEHVHFFPSCQYVRGESAGNQEMLSLQEIFDTVDGQFLSVLQGIVSEETAMPNEPEYPEMVTEEMRLSTFENWPQNSSMHPEQLARAGFFYTGRGDVVRCFYCDGGVRSWSLGDDPWREHAKWYPECEFLLHSRGREFVNSVQATFSGTLLAPRHSWDQTEQDSSPSRDPLRNWKLLAHPSEDQSLIVQNVLQMGFDPTWVANLVENKFALTGTFYLSESELISDLLQPGWGASSSAGGRRGAVQRDTGTSRQEIRSVQQKESESQLSTEEQLRRLQEERMCKVCMDRDVSVVFVPCGHLVACEECALNLRLCPICRAAIRGTVRAFMS, translated from the exons ATGGGGgatgcagcaccagcagagcctccagagcccagggctgctcgCTGCAGGCTCTTCAATTCCAGCATGAGGAGCGCGGCCAGCAGGCTCAGGACGTTCCAGCAGTggccccgcgctgcccccgtGTCTGCCCGGGACCTGGTGGATGCTGGATTTTTCTACGTGGGCCCCGGGGATGAAGTGCAGTGTTTCTGTTGTGGTGGTGTCCTGAAGGACTGGAGACCTGGTGATTGCCCTTTAATAGAGCACGtgcatttcttcccttcctgtcAATACGTCCGTGGGGAGAGTGCTGGGAACCAGGAgatgctgtccctgcaggagatCTTTGACACTGTGGATGGGCAGTTCCTGAGTGTCTTGCAGGGGATAGTCAGTGAGGAGACAGCCATGCCTAATGAGCCAGAGTACCCTGAGATGGTGACAGAGGAGATGAGACTGTCTACATTTGAGAACTGGCCACAAAATTCCAGCATGCATCCAGAGCAACTGGCTAGAGCAGGGTTCTTTTACACAG GACGAGGAGATGTAGTGAGGTGTTTTTACTGTGATGGAGGTGTGAGGAGCTGGTCCTTAGGAGATGATCCTTGGAGGGAACATGCTAAATGGTACCCAGA GTGTGAATTTTTACTGCACTCAAGGGGGAGAGAATTTGTTAACAGTGTTCAGGCAACCTTTTCTGGcaccctgctggctcct AGACATTCCTGGGACCAGACTGAGCAAGACTCCTCTCCTTCCCGAG ATCCTCTGAGGAACTGGAAATTGCTGGCTCATCCATCTGAGGATCAGAGTCTCATAGTGCAGAATGTCCTGCAGATGGGCTTTGACCCCACCTGGGTGGCAAACCTGGTAGAGAATAAATTTGCGCTGACTGGGACTTTCTACCTGTCTGAGTCTGAGCTGATTTcagacctgctgcagccaggctggggggccagcagcagtgcaggagggaggagag GTGCTGTTCAGAGAGACACTGGAACATCAAGACAAGAAATACGATCTGTGCAGCAAAAGGAATCAG AGTCTCAGCTGAGCACAGAAGAACAGCTCCGGCGCCTGCAAGAGGAGAGGATGTGCAAAGTGTGCATGGACAGAGACGTGTCTGTTGTGTTTGTTCCCTGTGGCCACCTGGTAGCTTGTGAAGAATGTGCCCTCAATTTGAGGCTGTGTcccatctgcagagctgccatccGGGGCACTGTGAGAGCCTTCATGTCCTGA